One segment of Leuconostoc lactis DNA contains the following:
- a CDS encoding Rgg/GadR/MutR family transcriptional regulator produces the protein MDYGATFKRIREDKGLKIVDLEQENISRSLIGKFEKGQSRLSADRLDRLLADMGVSHDEFLFLGGEPGDNYMYTLLHEMGVQSGKIRERQQLDRMIARATRDLTSGRGGLSARFMRDFGLLIKIGLTAEDDGVKKEMYEYPGVQQHVKPAVQFLKKAETWGRLELDLFTLFYIGMQPDDLLVLGRLAIQRARVYTALRSEKKRLVDIIHTAFNGLMYVDQAGAAEMLALEAQVIQAADEFMIDWTSERLRLRLDEGLLMMLQGQVTAGYEQIMSVVSVYEMIGMQEMANFTRQTIAQTKSAIESNQRDKIPHIYSMLI, from the coding sequence ATGGATTACGGGGCAACATTTAAAAGAATACGTGAAGACAAAGGGTTAAAAATTGTTGATTTAGAACAAGAAAACATCTCACGCTCACTCATTGGCAAATTTGAAAAAGGGCAATCACGGCTATCAGCAGACCGATTGGATCGCTTATTAGCGGACATGGGTGTGAGTCATGATGAATTCTTATTTCTTGGTGGGGAACCTGGGGATAATTATATGTACACGTTGTTGCATGAGATGGGGGTGCAGTCTGGTAAAATACGCGAACGTCAGCAACTGGATCGGATGATTGCGCGGGCGACCCGTGATTTGACAAGTGGTCGTGGTGGCTTAAGTGCCAGATTTATGCGTGATTTTGGTCTGTTGATCAAAATCGGCCTGACAGCCGAAGATGATGGGGTCAAAAAGGAGATGTATGAGTATCCTGGTGTTCAGCAACATGTTAAGCCAGCCGTACAATTTTTAAAAAAGGCGGAAACATGGGGACGGTTGGAACTTGATTTATTTACCCTTTTTTATATTGGCATGCAGCCGGATGATTTACTCGTCTTGGGACGATTGGCAATTCAACGGGCACGGGTCTACACGGCACTAAGATCTGAGAAAAAGCGGTTAGTTGATATTATTCACACGGCATTTAACGGCCTAATGTATGTTGATCAAGCGGGGGCAGCTGAGATGTTAGCCCTTGAAGCACAAGTCATTCAGGCAGCCGATGAGTTTATGATTGATTGGACGAGTGAACGGTTGCGTTTACGCTTAGATGAAGGGTTACTGATGATGCTGCAAGGACAAGTTACGGCTGGGTATGAACAGATTATGTCAGTGGTTTCAGTCTATGAGATGATTGGCATGCAGGAAATGGCTAATTTTACACGCCAAACGATTGCCCAAACAAAATCGGCCATTGAATCCAACCAGCGGGATAAAATACCACATATTTACTCAATGTTGATTTAA
- a CDS encoding ABC-F family ATP-binding cassette domain-containing protein, with protein MALLEVSGLTMAYAEKTLYEDAAFELQQGEHMGIVGQNGAGKSTLIKIITGQELPLSGKIDWQKGLKIGYLDQYAEIPDGMNLVDFLHTAYQDLYDKQDRITELYNEYAETMNDKLLDRAGRMQEELDAAGFYDVDTQIERVISGLGLEAIGRDRELEQMSGGQRAKVILAKLLLENDDVIILDEPTNYLDVAHIAWLQDFLQTYEGAALIISHDFDFLDKVTNAIIDVSFGKITKYRGSFTKAMRQKEERTEQQLRQYEKQQGEIEKAQKFIAKNKARASTSKQAKSREKMLARMEKIDPPSETLQAKFNFPYVNSQSANALTVNDLSVGYVTPVLEPVTFSVTTGQKIVFKGFNGAGKSTLIKSILGVIPALHGTAEFSPSAVVNYFDQDLAWDDDTKTPLQEMQDRFPTLEPKALRTRLAAAGINAENAQKPLQQLSGGEQTKVKLAIMEMKPSNFLILDEPTNHLDEGTKNALRAAIDKFPGNVIIVSHEVSFTKGFGDRELNVAALSYKKETD; from the coding sequence ATGGCATTATTAGAAGTCAGTGGCCTTACAATGGCCTACGCAGAAAAAACTTTATATGAAGACGCAGCCTTTGAACTACAACAAGGCGAACACATGGGAATTGTTGGTCAAAATGGTGCCGGCAAGTCAACCTTAATTAAGATTATTACCGGACAAGAATTACCCTTGTCTGGGAAAATCGACTGGCAAAAAGGCTTAAAAATTGGCTATTTGGACCAGTATGCTGAAATTCCTGACGGCATGAATTTGGTTGATTTTTTGCACACTGCTTATCAAGACTTATATGATAAGCAAGACCGCATTACCGAACTCTACAATGAGTATGCGGAAACCATGAACGACAAGTTGTTGGATCGCGCCGGTCGCATGCAAGAAGAACTGGATGCTGCCGGTTTTTATGATGTGGATACGCAAATCGAACGCGTTATCTCCGGTTTGGGCTTAGAAGCTATCGGTCGTGATCGTGAATTGGAACAAATGTCTGGTGGCCAACGTGCCAAAGTCATTTTGGCCAAGTTGTTGCTGGAAAATGATGACGTCATCATTTTGGATGAGCCGACGAACTATCTGGACGTTGCCCACATTGCGTGGTTGCAAGATTTCTTGCAAACCTATGAAGGCGCGGCTTTGATTATTTCCCATGACTTTGACTTTTTGGACAAAGTGACCAACGCGATTATTGATGTGTCATTTGGTAAGATTACCAAATATCGTGGCTCGTTCACGAAAGCGATGCGTCAAAAAGAAGAGCGTACGGAACAACAGTTGCGACAATATGAAAAGCAACAGGGTGAAATTGAAAAGGCCCAAAAGTTTATCGCTAAGAACAAAGCGCGTGCCTCAACTTCAAAGCAAGCGAAGTCACGTGAAAAGATGCTGGCGCGCATGGAAAAGATTGATCCACCGTCAGAAACATTACAAGCAAAATTCAATTTCCCTTATGTGAACTCACAATCTGCCAACGCATTGACAGTCAATGATTTGTCCGTCGGTTACGTGACCCCAGTCTTGGAGCCAGTAACTTTCTCAGTGACAACGGGACAAAAGATTGTCTTCAAAGGCTTTAACGGCGCGGGTAAGTCGACATTGATTAAGTCAATTCTCGGTGTGATTCCTGCCTTACACGGGACAGCTGAATTCTCACCGTCTGCCGTCGTTAACTACTTCGACCAAGACTTGGCATGGGATGATGACACAAAGACACCATTACAAGAAATGCAAGATCGTTTCCCAACGCTAGAACCAAAGGCGTTGCGGACCCGATTGGCTGCGGCAGGGATTAACGCTGAAAACGCGCAAAAGCCGTTGCAACAACTTTCTGGTGGTGAGCAGACAAAAGTGAAGTTGGCCATTATGGAAATGAAGCCAAGTAATTTCTTGATTTTAGATGAGCCAACCAACCATTTGGATGAAGGGACGAAAAATGCCCTACGGGCAGCGATTGACAAATTCCCAGGAAATGTCATTATCGTTTCCCACGAAGTCAGCTTTACAAAGGGCTTTGGTGACCGTGAATTAAACGTTGCGGCGCTATCCTATAAGAAAGAAACAGATTAG
- a CDS encoding biotin--[acetyl-CoA-carboxylase] ligase, translating into MTVFDVVASTMIKGRDMLNTGVARPFAVVANQQTAGYGKFGRQFFSPRGSGVYMTFVFDVPTGSFDAGLLTTGVAATIARVIFEVTGIQVAMKWVNDLYYQDRKIAGILAEGILTAGQLTQVSIGVGLNILATVVPPELRDKIGALDVDVDKNRLVCKIFTALQADFSGYQQGQHLAYYQAHAYLTGRYVSVQIGTTVLQGQVTGIGQQGELLLVDDTGESHALLSGEVTQVKL; encoded by the coding sequence ATGACAGTTTTTGATGTGGTTGCGTCAACAATGATAAAAGGTCGAGACATGCTGAATACAGGCGTGGCTCGGCCTTTTGCTGTGGTTGCCAATCAACAAACTGCTGGGTACGGAAAATTCGGACGTCAATTTTTCTCACCGCGAGGGAGCGGTGTGTATATGACGTTTGTTTTTGACGTGCCAACTGGTAGCTTTGATGCCGGACTATTGACCACCGGTGTGGCCGCAACGATTGCGCGGGTCATTTTTGAAGTAACTGGTATTCAAGTAGCTATGAAATGGGTGAATGATTTATATTATCAGGATCGCAAAATTGCCGGCATTCTTGCTGAGGGTATTCTGACCGCAGGTCAGCTCACGCAAGTCAGTATCGGTGTTGGTTTGAATATTTTAGCCACGGTTGTGCCACCTGAACTGCGGGATAAAATCGGCGCACTTGATGTCGATGTGGATAAAAATAGGTTAGTCTGCAAGATTTTCACAGCTTTGCAAGCTGATTTTTCAGGTTATCAACAAGGACAACATCTTGCCTATTACCAAGCACATGCTTATTTAACAGGCCGTTATGTATCGGTCCAAATTGGCACAACGGTGCTGCAAGGGCAGGTAACCGGCATCGGACAACAGGGTGAGTTATTGTTGGTAGACGATACTGGCGAGTCACATGCTTTGTTGAGTGGCGAAGTGACTCAAGTTAAGCTATAG
- the alr gene encoding alanine racemase: MVEAITRPTQIEISQKALKNNVAVVKQTSGADKIFLAVKSNAYGLGLIPTSKAAVAGGVYGLAVAIIDEALALRHERLTAPILILGISPAQYAELMAVQHIMATVVSLDWLKEAATYLSGEQRLHVSLGVDTGMGRIGFRDRAALAEAIAYVQAHHDLFDYVGLATHFAESDSANTDYFEMQLARWHELTDGLPEPEYYHVANSGAAMYHADEVPHDVIRVGTVLYGVEPSRGELADGHELQPVMALRSEINFVKQLPAGEGISYSHKYTTTGDEWIGTVPIGYGDGWLRKLTGFNVIVDGQYVPIVGQIAMDQMMIRLPHEYPVGTKVTLIGRDGGLENTLEDVAQHAGLAPWEIMTGMQDRLHRVLVD, encoded by the coding sequence ATGGTAGAGGCAATTACAAGGCCAACACAAATTGAAATATCACAAAAAGCTTTAAAAAATAATGTCGCCGTCGTGAAGCAAACATCAGGCGCAGACAAAATCTTTTTGGCTGTTAAATCTAATGCCTACGGCTTGGGGTTAATCCCAACGTCAAAGGCGGCCGTGGCAGGTGGTGTCTACGGCTTAGCGGTAGCCATTATTGATGAAGCTTTGGCTTTGCGCCATGAGCGACTAACGGCACCGATTTTAATTTTAGGGATTTCACCAGCGCAATATGCGGAATTAATGGCCGTCCAACATATTATGGCTACGGTTGTGTCGCTTGATTGGTTAAAAGAGGCGGCGACTTATTTGTCCGGTGAACAACGTTTGCATGTCTCGTTAGGGGTTGATACGGGAATGGGCCGAATTGGCTTCCGTGATCGTGCAGCGCTGGCCGAAGCCATTGCTTATGTCCAAGCACATCATGATTTATTTGACTATGTTGGCTTAGCGACGCATTTTGCCGAGTCCGATTCGGCTAATACTGATTATTTTGAGATGCAACTGGCGCGTTGGCATGAGTTGACGGATGGCTTACCGGAACCAGAATATTATCACGTCGCCAACTCTGGGGCTGCCATGTATCACGCTGACGAAGTCCCACATGACGTCATTCGCGTGGGGACAGTCCTGTATGGCGTGGAACCTTCCCGTGGCGAATTGGCCGATGGCCATGAGTTACAACCGGTCATGGCTTTACGTAGTGAAATCAACTTTGTGAAGCAACTGCCGGCGGGGGAAGGCATTAGTTATTCCCACAAATACACCACGACGGGCGACGAATGGATTGGGACAGTACCGATTGGCTATGGCGACGGGTGGCTACGCAAATTGACCGGCTTTAACGTGATTGTTGATGGGCAATATGTACCCATTGTTGGTCAAATCGCCATGGATCAAATGATGATTCGCTTGCCGCATGAATATCCTGTGGGAACAAAAGTGACTTTGATTGGTCGTGACGGTGGGTTAGAAAATACCTTGGAAGATGTCGCGCAACATGCGGGCCTAGCACCTTGGGAAATCATGACTGGGATGCAAGATCGCTTGCACCGCGTACTTGTTGATTAG
- a CDS encoding aspartate-semialdehyde dehydrogenase, giving the protein MTEKTYHVAILGATGAVGTRLLSQLEQSTIPVGQIKLLASARSAGTTLMFKGEPVTVEEATPESFDGVDLVLASGGGSVSKRFAPEAVKRGAVVVDNSSYWRMHDDVPLVVPEVNEAALQTHQGIIANPNCSTIQMVVALEPIRQAYGLERVIVSTYQAASGAGQLGWDELVAQTTAYNAGEPVTASVLPVRGAAKHYPLAYNLLPQIDVFEDDGYTHEEWKMIHETKKIMFGDKDSRDVKVTGTAVRVPVPIGHGETVYFETAAGTGATAQGIQQVLSQAPGVVLEDNPAEQLYPQPVNAAGKRETFVGRVRPDLEVDDAFHMWVVSDNLLKGAAWNTVQIAERLVALDLVRVPDTATNPFTTA; this is encoded by the coding sequence ATGACAGAAAAAACTTATCATGTGGCAATTTTGGGCGCCACTGGCGCAGTTGGCACACGTTTGCTATCACAATTGGAACAATCAACGATTCCGGTTGGTCAAATTAAGTTATTGGCTTCAGCACGTTCGGCTGGCACGACTTTAATGTTTAAAGGCGAACCGGTGACGGTTGAAGAAGCCACGCCAGAAAGTTTTGACGGTGTTGATCTGGTCTTAGCATCAGGCGGTGGCTCAGTTTCAAAGCGCTTTGCGCCCGAGGCAGTTAAGCGCGGTGCCGTTGTTGTCGATAATTCAAGTTATTGGCGCATGCATGATGACGTGCCACTGGTGGTACCCGAAGTTAACGAAGCCGCTTTGCAAACACATCAAGGCATTATTGCCAATCCAAATTGCTCAACCATTCAAATGGTAGTGGCCTTGGAACCCATTCGCCAAGCTTATGGTCTAGAGCGCGTGATTGTATCAACGTATCAAGCCGCCTCTGGGGCAGGTCAATTAGGTTGGGATGAATTAGTCGCGCAAACAACCGCTTATAATGCCGGTGAACCGGTCACGGCATCAGTTTTGCCAGTCCGCGGTGCGGCTAAGCACTATCCATTAGCCTACAATTTATTGCCCCAAATTGATGTATTTGAAGATGATGGGTATACCCATGAAGAATGGAAAATGATTCACGAAACCAAGAAAATTATGTTTGGTGACAAGGATTCCCGTGATGTGAAGGTGACTGGCACGGCTGTGCGTGTGCCGGTGCCAATTGGGCACGGGGAGACGGTTTACTTTGAAACAGCGGCTGGTACTGGGGCCACGGCACAAGGGATTCAACAAGTCTTAAGCCAAGCACCAGGGGTCGTGCTGGAAGATAATCCAGCCGAGCAACTTTATCCGCAACCGGTTAATGCAGCGGGCAAGCGCGAGACGTTTGTCGGTCGTGTCCGGCCGGATTTGGAAGTTGATGATGCTTTCCATATGTGGGTCGTGTCAGATAACCTCCTCAAAGGGGCAGCTTGGAACACCGTGCAAATTGCTGAGCGATTGGTGGCGCTTGACTTAGTGCGCGTCCCAGATACAGCAACAAATCCATTTACGACAGCGTAA
- a CDS encoding YdcF family protein, with amino-acid sequence MITLIYLVTIGLLLVALGYQLQKNPATMTIGTYGVFIVLSVILLCQHWLNLSPASRQAIRVGSYSIAILMGVILMLSIAWYSWKKSRRLLVPGIIGGYLISLVLLSPWSLWRLAAPWLLFYFVWQFSRFLISSVAYGIVNRPPKVGPLVVLGGGLADGYHVGKIVDARIRAAVLDAQKMTPFPIIVFSGGQGDDQQRSEAAAMREHAVLRYGVPLAQTRLEDQSRNTIQNFRYSAALLDGQPLTFYTSDYHVFRGALIAQTLGISARGRGGVSVWRHRIPAFLREFAGVMSLHKRRQVLFGSLWVIVAGLNVIFFS; translated from the coding sequence ATGATAACCCTCATTTATCTTGTAACAATTGGATTATTATTGGTAGCGCTTGGCTACCAATTGCAGAAAAACCCCGCGACGATGACAATCGGTACGTATGGGGTTTTTATTGTATTGAGCGTGATTTTATTGTGTCAGCATTGGCTCAACTTATCGCCAGCCAGCCGGCAAGCCATTCGTGTCGGGAGCTACAGCATAGCGATACTCATGGGTGTTATTTTAATGCTGAGCATTGCGTGGTACAGTTGGAAAAAATCACGGCGGTTGCTGGTACCAGGTATTATTGGTGGCTATTTAATCAGCTTAGTTTTGTTATCCCCATGGTCATTATGGCGGCTGGCTGCACCGTGGTTGCTGTTTTATTTTGTCTGGCAGTTTAGTCGCTTTTTAATCAGCAGTGTGGCTTATGGGATCGTCAATCGACCACCAAAAGTTGGCCCGCTCGTGGTGTTAGGCGGTGGTTTAGCGGATGGCTATCACGTTGGTAAAATCGTGGATGCGCGTATCCGAGCGGCAGTGTTAGATGCCCAAAAGATGACCCCTTTCCCGATTATCGTATTTTCGGGTGGACAAGGTGACGATCAGCAACGGAGTGAGGCTGCAGCGATGCGAGAACATGCCGTCTTGCGCTATGGTGTCCCGCTGGCGCAAACACGATTAGAAGATCAGTCACGGAATACCATTCAAAATTTTCGTTATAGTGCGGCTTTGCTTGATGGGCAACCGTTAACGTTTTATACGAGTGATTACCACGTTTTTCGGGGTGCATTGATCGCGCAAACACTAGGCATTTCAGCACGTGGCCGTGGTGGGGTGTCGGTTTGGCGGCATCGCATACCGGCCTTTTTGCGCGAGTTTGCCGGGGTGATGAGCTTGCACAAACGGCGACAGGTGCTATTTGGCAGTTTGTGGGTCATTGTAGCAGGTTTAAACGTGATTTTTTTCTCATAA
- a CDS encoding ABC transporter ATP-binding protein — protein sequence MSIFGKLMWFFKAHQRLYILGLSFLFLTEISQMVSPALIGQFTDKVVRRELTFEGLVFYAGGILLFAILMYGFRYAWITHIFQGSALLEKTLRQQLFDHYMAMDTTFYQRHRTGDLMAHASNDLSAIQRVASGGILMLVDSVVVIIFTVASMILVVDWRLTLIGVLPLPLLIIGVRYLSPKIRAAFTASQEAFSRLSNKSQESIAGIKAIKTLGQEQQDAAAFEAQVQETIQINKRVARIDAMFGPMATLIMTISYVIMITYGGSLVVNQAITIGQLVSFSTYLGLLVWPMFGLGQLFNVLERGNASYIRVQNILSEKSAVVEKPNAVATRATGDLVIDVTAFSYPDDAEENLALEHINFTVKAGETLGIVGRVGSGKTTLLKLLLRQFDDYQGTIKVGGTDIKDYTFAAYLRAIGYVAQENFLFSTTIRDNIRFANIDETQAVVEAAAKKAAFHEDVLALPAGYDTEVGEHGVSLSGGQKQRLAIARALIIDPEILILDDALSAVDARTEKQILQALKADRQGKTTIIAAHRMSSVMNADEIIVFDQGRIKERGTHAELMARDGWYAEMYHQQQLATELEEKLDGKAGADV from the coding sequence ATGAGTATTTTTGGAAAATTGATGTGGTTTTTTAAAGCGCATCAACGGCTTTATATTTTAGGGTTGTCTTTTTTATTCTTAACAGAAATTTCACAAATGGTGTCACCGGCACTAATTGGGCAATTCACGGATAAAGTTGTACGCCGAGAATTAACATTTGAGGGGCTGGTGTTTTATGCTGGTGGGATTTTGTTATTTGCGATCTTAATGTATGGTTTTCGCTACGCGTGGATTACCCACATTTTTCAGGGATCTGCGTTACTAGAAAAAACATTACGGCAACAACTTTTCGACCATTACATGGCGATGGATACCACGTTTTATCAACGGCATCGTACGGGTGATTTAATGGCGCACGCATCCAATGATTTATCAGCGATCCAGCGTGTGGCGTCGGGTGGTATTTTAATGCTGGTTGACTCTGTCGTGGTGATTATTTTCACGGTGGCCTCGATGATTCTGGTGGTGGATTGGCGTCTGACGTTAATTGGTGTTTTGCCCTTACCATTGTTGATTATCGGTGTGCGCTACTTATCGCCGAAAATTCGTGCGGCGTTTACGGCGTCACAAGAAGCCTTTTCACGCTTATCTAACAAATCCCAAGAATCAATTGCTGGGATTAAAGCGATTAAGACTTTGGGTCAAGAACAACAAGATGCCGCTGCTTTTGAGGCGCAAGTACAAGAAACGATTCAAATCAATAAGCGGGTTGCTCGAATTGACGCAATGTTTGGCCCAATGGCAACACTGATCATGACCATTAGTTATGTGATTATGATTACCTATGGTGGCTCGCTGGTCGTTAATCAAGCCATTACGATTGGGCAACTGGTCTCATTTTCCACCTATCTTGGCTTATTAGTTTGGCCAATGTTTGGTTTGGGACAATTATTTAACGTCTTAGAACGTGGGAATGCATCATATATTCGTGTCCAAAACATTTTGTCTGAAAAATCCGCTGTGGTCGAAAAGCCGAATGCGGTCGCAACGCGGGCAACGGGTGATTTGGTCATTGATGTGACGGCGTTTAGTTATCCTGATGATGCCGAGGAAAATTTGGCCTTAGAACACATTAACTTTACGGTCAAAGCCGGTGAAACGTTGGGGATTGTCGGGCGTGTTGGTTCAGGGAAAACCACATTATTGAAGTTGTTATTGCGGCAATTTGATGACTATCAAGGCACGATTAAAGTGGGCGGTACGGATATTAAGGATTACACTTTTGCAGCGTATTTACGTGCGATTGGTTATGTTGCGCAAGAAAATTTCCTATTCTCCACAACGATTCGTGACAATATTCGGTTTGCCAATATTGATGAAACACAAGCGGTAGTTGAAGCCGCCGCTAAAAAAGCCGCTTTTCATGAAGATGTCTTAGCGTTGCCAGCCGGTTACGACACCGAAGTTGGTGAGCACGGGGTGAGCTTGTCTGGTGGGCAAAAGCAACGTTTGGCGATTGCGCGTGCGTTAATCATTGATCCGGAAATTTTAATTTTAGATGATGCCTTGTCAGCCGTTGATGCGCGGACGGAAAAGCAAATCTTACAAGCCTTGAAGGCTGATCGCCAAGGGAAAACGACAATTATTGCCGCGCATCGGATGAGTTCGGTGATGAATGCTGATGAGATTATTGTGTTTGATCAAGGCCGTATTAAAGAACGCGGTACGCATGCCGAGTTAATGGCCAGAGACGGCTGGTATGCCGAGATGTACCACCAACAACAATTAGCAACAGAATTAGAAGAAAAATTAGATGGAAAGGCGGGCGCTGATGTCTGA
- a CDS encoding ABC transporter ATP-binding protein: MSENNESVWAKSIPLKTQIRVVTTLMKQAKPFRQMFFVALAIGGVFALLQAAAPRVIAYYMTTYLHQGDNITIQIMWSFALLVAAIRVCQAITDGLNAYYFTVAAEYALEDIRVKVFEKLHTLGMRFFDRVPAGSLVTRVNNDTASLADFWRFFMELTFVVMSMIGAYIGMLTVSVKATLLMLVVVPFIVISVVLYQRFSSSLFRHMRERLSHLNAKIAESITGIDVIQEFYQEDRFKKAFAKVNGEYFNARFKMIKADALLLEPMIDLMLGGAMVLVLWYFGVLSMTTAVSAGVIYAFTTYLNNIFSPLENVMNLFSPFQEGLVSGYRVLGILDDDTYAPAQNPGADKQITQGKIEFKHVNFSYDGQHPILKDLTFTANPGDTVALVGHTGSGKSSTINTLMRFYDFQSGEILLDGQDIRDIDPVDLRQKMGLVLQEPFMFYGDVASNIRMYDDTITDDQIIKAAEFVGADSFIDELDGQYHAKVQEGGSGFSAGEKQLISFARTIVKDPKILILDEATANVDTETEVLIQQSLRKMRQNRTTIAIAHRLSTIKDADLILVLDKGEVVERGTHDALLAQRGRYYDLYRLQGMTDDETAVS; encoded by the coding sequence ATGTCTGAAAATAATGAATCAGTCTGGGCGAAAAGTATTCCGCTCAAAACACAAATTCGGGTGGTTACAACGTTGATGAAACAAGCAAAGCCCTTTCGCCAGATGTTTTTTGTCGCCCTTGCAATTGGTGGTGTCTTTGCGCTCTTGCAAGCAGCCGCACCACGTGTGATTGCTTACTATATGACGACGTACCTGCATCAAGGGGATAATATCACCATCCAAATCATGTGGAGCTTTGCTCTGTTAGTCGCTGCTATTCGGGTCTGTCAAGCCATTACGGATGGTCTGAATGCCTACTATTTCACGGTGGCCGCAGAATATGCGTTAGAAGATATCCGCGTCAAGGTCTTTGAGAAGTTGCACACCTTAGGGATGCGTTTTTTTGATCGCGTGCCGGCGGGGTCTTTGGTGACGCGGGTGAACAATGATACGGCGTCATTAGCAGATTTTTGGCGCTTTTTCATGGAATTAACCTTTGTGGTGATGAGCATGATTGGTGCTTATATCGGGATGTTGACGGTGAGTGTGAAAGCCACATTGCTTATGCTAGTTGTGGTGCCATTTATTGTCATTTCGGTGGTGTTGTACCAGCGTTTCTCATCGAGTCTTTTCCGTCATATGCGTGAACGGCTCTCACATTTAAATGCTAAAATTGCCGAAAGTATTACTGGGATTGATGTTATTCAAGAATTTTATCAAGAAGATCGGTTTAAAAAGGCCTTTGCTAAGGTCAACGGCGAATATTTTAATGCGCGTTTTAAAATGATTAAAGCCGATGCATTGTTATTAGAGCCGATGATTGATTTGATGTTAGGTGGCGCAATGGTGCTGGTCCTCTGGTACTTCGGGGTTTTGTCGATGACCACTGCTGTCTCAGCTGGGGTAATTTATGCGTTTACTACCTATTTAAACAATATTTTTAGTCCATTAGAAAATGTGATGAATTTGTTTAGTCCTTTCCAAGAAGGATTGGTTTCGGGTTATCGCGTTTTAGGCATTTTGGATGATGACACGTATGCCCCAGCGCAAAATCCAGGCGCAGATAAGCAAATTACCCAAGGGAAAATCGAATTTAAGCATGTCAACTTTAGTTACGATGGGCAACATCCAATCTTAAAGGATTTGACCTTCACAGCGAACCCTGGTGATACCGTGGCCTTGGTTGGCCACACCGGTTCCGGTAAATCGTCGACGATTAACACATTGATGCGCTTTTACGATTTTCAAAGTGGGGAAATTTTGCTCGATGGGCAGGATATTCGCGATATTGATCCCGTTGATTTGCGTCAAAAAATGGGGTTGGTGTTGCAAGAACCGTTTATGTTTTATGGGGATGTTGCCTCTAACATTCGGATGTATGATGATACGATTACCGACGACCAAATTATTAAGGCTGCTGAATTTGTTGGGGCAGATAGCTTTATTGATGAGCTGGACGGTCAATATCATGCCAAAGTACAAGAAGGTGGTTCAGGCTTCTCGGCTGGGGAAAAACAGTTGATTAGTTTTGCCCGAACGATTGTTAAAGATCCAAAAATTTTAATTTTAGATGAAGCGACCGCCAATGTGGACACAGAGACGGAAGTATTGATTCAACAATCACTCCGGAAAATGCGTCAGAATCGGACAACAATTGCGATTGCGCACCGTTTGTCGACCATCAAGGATGCCGACTTAATTCTCGTGTTAGATAAAGGCGAAGTGGTCGAGCGGGGGACGCATGATGCGTTACTGGCGCAACGCGGCCGTTACTATGACTTATATCGTTTGCAAGGGATGACAGATGATGAGACGGCAGTTAGTTGA
- a CDS encoding amino acid ABC transporter ATP-binding protein, whose translation MSMIEFKNVEKYYGNFHALKNINLKIDEGETVVLIGPSGSGKSTLIRTINGLEEIQEGQLLVNDFDLHDPKTDMNRIRKNVGMVFQHFNLYNNKSTLENIMLAPRLVLKRDEAENKKIAMELLEKVGLADKAANMPSELSGGQKQRVAIARSLAMKPKALLFDEPTSALDPEMVGDVLDVMRDIAKDSSMTMLVVTHEMSFAKAVADRVIFMADGQILEDSTTKAFFDNPKEARAKKFLSQVEHH comes from the coding sequence ATGTCAATGATTGAATTCAAAAATGTTGAGAAGTACTATGGCAACTTTCACGCATTAAAAAATATCAATTTGAAAATTGATGAAGGCGAGACCGTCGTGTTGATTGGCCCATCGGGGTCAGGAAAGTCAACGTTGATTCGGACAATCAATGGATTAGAAGAAATTCAAGAAGGCCAATTGCTGGTTAACGATTTTGATTTACACGATCCAAAAACAGATATGAACCGTATCCGTAAGAATGTTGGCATGGTGTTCCAGCATTTCAATTTATATAACAATAAATCAACACTGGAAAATATCATGCTTGCACCCCGTTTGGTGTTGAAGCGTGATGAAGCGGAAAACAAAAAAATCGCGATGGAATTGCTTGAAAAGGTTGGCTTGGCCGACAAAGCAGCGAATATGCCATCTGAATTGTCTGGTGGACAAAAGCAACGTGTTGCCATCGCACGTTCATTGGCGATGAAGCCAAAAGCCCTATTGTTTGATGAACCAACTTCAGCTTTGGATCCGGAAATGGTTGGGGATGTGTTGGACGTTATGCGTGATATTGCCAAGGATTCATCCATGACAATGCTTGTCGTGACCCATGAAATGAGTTTCGCGAAGGCAGTGGCTGATCGGGTAATTTTCATGGCTGACGGACAAATTCTTGAAGATAGCACAACCAAGGCATTCTTTGATAATCCAAAAGAAGCACGTGCTAAGAAGTTCTTGAGCCAAGTTGAACATCATTAA